In Gordonia iterans, the following proteins share a genomic window:
- a CDS encoding magnesium and cobalt transport protein CorA: protein MRSPSPGSSAVVDCAVYVDGIRQPGHDDYTAAYRHVRDTGEGFVWLGLLAPTEDQMTAVAEVFGLHHLVVEDLVHAHQRPKLELYDGVVFLVLRSMHYVDNDSLDRANDVVDGGEIMVISSKDFVITVRHGDHTALAGVRAALEARPTALAYGPAAVVHNIADHVVDTYVEVVEAMQSDVDDLEERVFAVSTADLDIDVVYLFKREVLELRRAVVPLSGPLAWLSGHQHAPLARHIEHHSDLIGGHREEEIRRHFRDVADHLSTVIDMVNEYDERLSSLLQAAATKVNIQQSTDMRKISSWAALAAVPTMIAGIYGMNFEFMPELDWDFSYPVILLIMGSVCFLLWRTLHRHKWL, encoded by the coding sequence GTGCGCTCACCGTCCCCCGGATCCTCCGCCGTCGTCGACTGCGCCGTCTACGTCGACGGCATCCGGCAGCCCGGACACGACGACTACACCGCGGCCTACCGTCACGTCCGCGACACCGGCGAAGGCTTCGTCTGGCTCGGCCTCCTCGCGCCCACCGAAGACCAGATGACCGCGGTCGCCGAGGTCTTCGGCCTCCACCACCTGGTGGTCGAAGACCTGGTGCACGCCCACCAGCGCCCCAAACTCGAACTGTACGACGGCGTCGTCTTCCTGGTCCTGCGCTCCATGCACTACGTCGACAACGACAGCCTGGACCGGGCCAACGACGTCGTCGACGGCGGCGAGATCATGGTGATCTCGAGCAAGGACTTCGTGATCACCGTCCGGCACGGCGATCACACCGCGCTCGCGGGCGTGCGCGCCGCACTCGAAGCACGCCCCACCGCACTCGCGTACGGGCCGGCGGCGGTGGTGCACAACATCGCCGACCACGTGGTGGACACCTACGTCGAGGTGGTCGAGGCGATGCAGTCCGACGTCGACGACCTCGAAGAACGCGTCTTCGCCGTCTCGACCGCAGACCTCGACATCGATGTCGTGTACCTGTTCAAACGCGAGGTGCTGGAACTCCGGCGCGCCGTGGTTCCGCTCTCCGGGCCGCTCGCCTGGCTGTCCGGGCACCAGCACGCACCGCTCGCCCGGCACATCGAACATCACTCCGACCTGATCGGCGGACACCGCGAAGAGGAGATCCGCCGCCACTTCCGCGACGTCGCCGACCACCTGAGCACCGTGATCGACATGGTGAACGAGTACGACGAGCGGCTCAGCTCGCTGCTGCAGGCCGCGGCCACAAAAGTGAACATCCAGCAGAGCACCGACATGCGCAAGATCTCGTCGTGGGCCGCCCTCGCCGCGGTGCCCACCATGATCGCCGGCATCTACGGCATGAACTTCGAGTTCATGCCCGAGCTCGACTGGGACTTCTCCTACCCGGTGATCCTGCTGATCATGGGGTCGGTGTGTTTTCTGCTGTGGCGGACGTTGCACCGGCATAAGTGGTTGTAG
- a CDS encoding multifunctional oxoglutarate decarboxylase/oxoglutarate dehydrogenase thiamine pyrophosphate-binding subunit/dihydrolipoyllysine-residue succinyltransferase subunit, with protein MSSSTSETDYGQNEWLVEEMYQRFQTDPGSVDPSWHELLKSYKPNGSGASSTPAAPAEPASAAPAPEAAAQPTPAPRTAAPAQAPAQAAASTPSKPGLTLDAEPERGPQSAARKAPPAQSAGSKAASGVSRTAAANKRTADPVADEAKVIRGPAAAIVKNMNASLEVPTATSVRAIPVKLMIDNRIVINNQLARTRGGKVSFTHILGYAIVQALKDFPNLNRHFSEIDGKPNVVTPAHTNLGLAIDLPGKGGTRTLVVAAIKGCETMGFGEFWAAYEDIVRRAREGKLTAEDFSGVTISLTNPGTIGTVHSVPRLMPGQGAIIGAGAMEYPAEFQGSSDEQLADAGVGKVMTLTSTYDHRIIQGAESGDFLRRIHHLILDDAFWDEIFTALHIPYEPIRWRRDIPAGAVDKNTRVLELIAAYRSRGHLMADTDPLMMESDARAAHPDLDVLTYGLTLWDLDRTFNVGGFHGQQRMKLRDVLSILRDAYCRHVGVEYTHILDPEQQRWLQERVEVKHVKPPVAEQKYILSKLNAAEAFETFLQTKYVGQKRFSLEGAESVIPMMDAVIDRSAEHSLQEVIIGMPHRGRLNVLANIVGKPYSKIFTEFEGNLGNAQAHGSGDVKYHLGAEGVYYQMFGDNEINVSLTANPSHLEAVDPVLEGIVRAKQDMLPVEQQFDILPLMLHGDAAFAGQGVVPETLNLSMLEGYRTGGTVHIVVNNQVGFTTAPEYSRSTQYCTDVAKMIGAPILHVNGDDPEACVWAAQLAVDYREAFNRDVVIDLVCYRRRGHNEGDDPSMTQPAMYDVIDSLRSVRKSYTESLIGRGDISTKEAEDALRDYQGQLERVFVEVKELDRFRPEPSPSILADQELQVNLKTAVPQAALAKIGEAFANVPEGFTPHPRVKPVLERRLEMSQGGDVDWAFAELLAFGTLVEEGITVRLSGQDSRRGTFTQRHSVLIDRENGSEYTPLNTIATEGPGRFLVYDSPLSEFAVLGFEYGYAIGNPEALVLWEAQFGDFVNGAQSIIDEFISSGEAKWGQRSDVVLLLPHGHEGQGPDHTSGRIERFLQLCAEGSMTVALPSTPASYFHLLRRHVHDGISRPLIVFTPKSMLRNKAAVSPLDEFTEGKFLSVRDDPRFAGNFKGEGSQLDRAGVERVLLVSGKLYWELAARAKKDDRSDIAIVRIEQLHPVPHRRLARTLSQYPNAKDFVWVQEEPANQGPWPFLGLWLPDLLPDLLSGLRRISRRPMSAPSSGSSKVHAVEQAEIIDEAFS; from the coding sequence GTGAGCAGTTCGACATCCGAGACCGACTACGGGCAGAACGAGTGGTTGGTCGAGGAGATGTACCAACGATTCCAGACCGACCCGGGATCGGTCGATCCCAGTTGGCACGAACTCCTCAAGTCCTACAAGCCCAACGGCAGCGGCGCCTCCTCGACTCCCGCCGCACCGGCCGAGCCCGCCTCCGCCGCACCCGCGCCGGAGGCAGCGGCCCAGCCGACCCCGGCCCCACGGACTGCGGCCCCCGCCCAGGCGCCCGCGCAAGCCGCCGCCTCCACGCCGTCCAAGCCCGGCCTCACCCTGGACGCCGAGCCCGAGCGCGGTCCGCAGTCCGCGGCGCGCAAGGCGCCGCCCGCTCAGTCCGCCGGTTCCAAGGCCGCCTCCGGCGTCAGCCGCACCGCCGCCGCGAACAAGCGGACCGCCGATCCCGTCGCGGACGAGGCCAAGGTGATCCGCGGTCCCGCGGCCGCCATCGTCAAGAACATGAACGCCTCGCTCGAGGTGCCCACCGCCACCAGCGTCCGGGCCATCCCGGTCAAGCTGATGATCGACAACCGCATCGTCATCAACAACCAGCTGGCGCGCACCCGAGGCGGCAAGGTCAGCTTCACCCACATCCTGGGCTACGCGATCGTGCAGGCCCTCAAGGACTTCCCGAACCTGAACCGGCACTTCAGCGAGATCGACGGCAAGCCGAACGTCGTCACCCCCGCCCACACCAATCTCGGCCTCGCCATCGACCTCCCGGGCAAGGGCGGCACCCGCACGCTGGTGGTCGCCGCCATCAAGGGCTGCGAGACGATGGGCTTCGGCGAGTTCTGGGCCGCCTACGAGGACATCGTCCGTCGCGCCCGCGAGGGCAAGCTGACCGCCGAGGACTTCTCCGGCGTCACCATCTCGCTGACCAACCCGGGCACCATCGGCACCGTGCACTCGGTGCCCCGCCTGATGCCGGGCCAGGGCGCCATCATCGGCGCCGGCGCGATGGAGTACCCGGCCGAGTTCCAGGGCTCCAGCGACGAGCAGCTCGCCGACGCCGGCGTCGGCAAGGTGATGACCCTCACCTCCACCTACGACCACCGCATCATCCAGGGCGCCGAGTCCGGCGACTTCCTGCGCCGCATCCACCACCTGATCCTCGACGACGCGTTCTGGGACGAGATCTTCACCGCGCTCCACATCCCGTACGAGCCGATCCGCTGGCGCCGCGACATCCCGGCCGGCGCGGTGGACAAGAACACCCGCGTCCTCGAGTTGATCGCCGCGTACCGCAGCCGCGGCCACCTGATGGCCGACACCGATCCGCTGATGATGGAGAGCGATGCCCGCGCCGCCCATCCCGACCTCGACGTCCTGACCTACGGCCTCACCCTGTGGGACCTGGACCGCACGTTCAACGTCGGCGGCTTCCACGGCCAGCAGCGGATGAAGCTGCGCGACGTGCTCTCGATCCTGCGCGATGCGTACTGCCGCCACGTCGGCGTGGAGTACACCCACATCCTCGACCCCGAACAGCAGCGCTGGCTGCAGGAGCGGGTCGAGGTGAAGCACGTCAAGCCGCCGGTCGCCGAGCAGAAGTACATCCTGTCCAAGCTCAACGCCGCCGAGGCCTTCGAGACCTTCTTGCAGACCAAGTACGTCGGCCAGAAGCGCTTCTCGCTGGAGGGCGCCGAGTCGGTGATCCCGATGATGGACGCGGTGATCGACCGCAGCGCCGAGCACAGCCTGCAAGAGGTCATCATCGGCATGCCGCACCGCGGCCGCCTCAACGTGCTGGCCAACATCGTCGGCAAGCCCTACTCCAAGATCTTCACCGAGTTCGAGGGCAATCTGGGCAACGCGCAGGCGCACGGCTCCGGCGACGTGAAGTACCACCTCGGCGCCGAGGGCGTCTACTACCAGATGTTCGGCGACAACGAGATCAACGTCTCGCTGACCGCCAACCCCAGCCACCTGGAGGCCGTCGACCCGGTGCTGGAAGGCATCGTCCGCGCCAAGCAGGACATGCTGCCCGTAGAGCAGCAGTTCGACATCCTCCCGCTGATGCTGCACGGCGACGCCGCGTTCGCCGGGCAGGGCGTGGTGCCCGAGACCCTCAACCTGTCGATGCTCGAGGGCTACCGCACCGGCGGCACCGTGCACATCGTGGTCAACAACCAGGTCGGCTTCACCACCGCCCCCGAGTACTCACGGTCCACGCAGTACTGCACCGACGTCGCCAAGATGATCGGAGCGCCGATCCTGCACGTCAACGGCGACGACCCCGAGGCCTGCGTGTGGGCGGCTCAGCTGGCCGTCGACTACCGCGAGGCGTTCAACCGCGACGTGGTGATCGACCTGGTCTGCTACCGCCGTCGCGGACACAACGAGGGCGACGATCCGTCGATGACCCAGCCGGCCATGTACGACGTGATCGACAGCCTCCGCAGCGTCCGCAAGAGCTACACCGAATCGCTGATCGGTCGTGGCGACATCTCCACCAAGGAGGCCGAGGACGCCCTGCGCGACTACCAGGGGCAGTTGGAGCGGGTCTTCGTCGAGGTCAAGGAGCTCGATCGGTTCCGGCCAGAGCCGTCGCCGTCGATCCTGGCCGACCAGGAACTCCAGGTGAACCTGAAGACCGCCGTGCCGCAGGCCGCGCTGGCCAAGATCGGCGAGGCCTTCGCCAACGTCCCGGAGGGCTTCACGCCGCATCCGCGGGTGAAGCCGGTGCTCGAACGCCGGCTGGAGATGTCGCAGGGCGGCGACGTGGACTGGGCCTTCGCCGAGCTGCTCGCCTTCGGCACCCTCGTCGAGGAGGGCATCACGGTCCGCCTGTCCGGCCAGGACTCGCGGCGCGGCACCTTCACCCAGCGCCATTCGGTGCTGATCGACCGCGAGAACGGTTCGGAGTACACCCCGCTCAACACCATCGCCACCGAGGGCCCGGGCCGCTTCCTGGTCTACGACTCCCCGCTGAGCGAGTTCGCCGTCCTCGGCTTCGAGTACGGCTACGCGATCGGGAATCCCGAGGCGTTGGTCCTCTGGGAGGCTCAGTTCGGAGACTTCGTCAACGGGGCCCAGTCGATCATCGACGAGTTCATCAGCTCGGGAGAGGCCAAGTGGGGCCAGCGCAGCGACGTCGTGCTGCTGCTGCCGCACGGTCACGAGGGCCAGGGCCCGGACCACACGTCGGGCCGCATCGAGCGCTTCCTGCAGCTGTGCGCCGAGGGGTCGATGACCGTGGCGCTCCCCTCCACCCCGGCCAGCTACTTCCATCTGCTGCGCCGCCACGTGCACGACGGCATCAGCCGCCCGCTGATCGTCTTCACGCCGAAGTCGATGCTCCGCAACAAGGCCGCGGTCTCGCCTCTCGATGAGTTCACCGAGGGCAAGTTCCTGTCGGTGCGCGACGATCCCCGCTTCGCGGGCAACTTCAAGGGCGAGGGCAGCCAGCTCGACCGCGCCGGTGTCGAGCGCGTCCTGCTGGTGTCCGGCAAGCTCTACTGGGAACTGGCTGCTCGCGCCAAGAAGGACGATCGCAGCGACATCGCGATCGTCCGGATCGAGCAGCTGCACCCGGTGCCGCACCGCCGGCTGGCCCGTACCCTGTCGCAGTACCCGAACGCGAAGGACTTCGTGTGGGTTCAGGAGGAGCCGGCCAACCAGGGTCCGTGGCCGTTCCTGGGACTGTGGCTGCCGGACCTGCTTCCCGATCTGCTCTCGGGCCTGCGGCGGATCTCGCGCCGACCGATGTCGGCGCCGTCGTCGGGCTCGTCGAAGGTGCACGCGGTGGAGCAGGCCGAGATCATCGACGAGGCCTTCAGCTGA
- a CDS encoding MarC family protein gives MPFDLAVYTTTAITLIVIMDPPGQIPIFLSLVGRRSPEYRRRAAWQAPLVSLFVIAVFAVAGRAILGYLHVSIPALQGAGGLLLLLVALQLLTGTGASTAPESDDEVNVALVPLGTPLLAGPGAIAAVIVAVGEAHGEAGAYVAIGAGIVTAHLVVFLALLFAEPVIKVLKISGITLLAKIAGLLLAAIAVQLMATSVMGFVTDYGGLR, from the coding sequence GTGCCCTTCGACCTCGCCGTCTATACGACGACGGCCATCACGCTGATCGTGATCATGGATCCGCCCGGTCAGATCCCGATCTTCCTTTCGCTGGTCGGGCGGCGCTCGCCGGAGTACCGGAGGCGTGCGGCCTGGCAGGCGCCGCTGGTGTCACTGTTCGTGATCGCCGTGTTCGCCGTGGCCGGGCGGGCGATCCTGGGCTACCTGCACGTGTCCATCCCGGCTTTGCAAGGCGCCGGCGGACTGCTCCTCCTCTTGGTGGCGCTGCAGCTCTTGACCGGGACCGGGGCGTCCACGGCCCCGGAGTCCGACGACGAGGTGAACGTGGCTCTGGTGCCGTTGGGGACTCCGCTGCTGGCCGGGCCGGGGGCGATCGCCGCGGTGATCGTCGCGGTCGGGGAGGCCCACGGGGAGGCCGGCGCCTATGTGGCGATCGGGGCGGGCATCGTGACCGCGCATCTCGTGGTCTTCCTGGCCCTCCTGTTCGCCGAGCCGGTGATCAAGGTGCTCAAGATCAGCGGCATCACGCTGTTGGCCAAGATCGCCGGCCTGCTGCTGGCGGCGATCGCGGTGCAGTTGATGGCGACCTCGGTGATGGGCTTCGTGACCGACTACGGTGGTCTCCGATGA
- a CDS encoding glycine betaine ABC transporter substrate-binding protein yields MSHPLRLLISCVIVVTTVLGLTACGDDAPPPLLIGSSDDPAMRAAAAVYAAGLTRAGTPATTAGAPVGSDAKLMESITTGEVDLFPAFTGDLLTQLSAHPSAMAGEELLAEVARALPQGVAVGDPTGVSNRPQLVVSSELRERYGVATLQDCAAFPPGLPLVVVDHDLPEQTLSAFEVCRPGPVERVDDVQAVLNRVLTGQALGVLPALETAGAAEVHGISALKSDGAPRAQDLVPVYRSAALGKSALRALGRIAGELSTADLAAMADRVANGEDPGAVAAGWFGDGHS; encoded by the coding sequence ATGAGTCATCCTCTGCGCCTGCTGATCTCGTGCGTGATCGTCGTGACCACGGTCCTCGGCCTCACGGCCTGTGGCGATGACGCGCCGCCGCCGCTGCTGATCGGTTCGTCCGACGATCCCGCCATGCGGGCCGCGGCCGCGGTCTATGCGGCCGGACTCACTCGGGCGGGGACCCCGGCGACCACTGCGGGTGCGCCCGTCGGATCAGACGCGAAACTGATGGAATCGATCACCACCGGCGAGGTGGACTTGTTCCCGGCGTTCACCGGAGATCTGCTTACCCAGCTGTCGGCGCACCCGTCCGCGATGGCCGGGGAGGAGCTGCTGGCGGAGGTGGCGCGGGCGCTGCCGCAGGGCGTCGCGGTCGGGGACCCGACGGGGGTGAGCAACCGCCCGCAGCTGGTCGTCTCGTCGGAGTTGCGGGAGCGGTACGGCGTCGCCACGCTGCAGGACTGCGCAGCGTTCCCGCCGGGGTTGCCGCTGGTCGTCGTCGACCACGACCTTCCGGAGCAGACGCTGTCGGCTTTCGAGGTGTGCCGGCCGGGACCGGTGGAGCGAGTCGACGACGTGCAGGCGGTGTTGAACCGGGTGCTCACGGGACAGGCGCTCGGAGTGCTGCCCGCGCTGGAGACCGCGGGGGCGGCCGAGGTGCACGGCATCTCGGCGCTCAAGTCCGACGGCGCACCTCGTGCGCAGGACTTGGTTCCGGTCTACCGCAGTGCTGCCCTGGGGAAGTCGGCACTCCGGGCGCTCGGGCGGATCGCCGGGGAGCTGAGCACCGCCGATCTGGCCGCAATGGCCGACCGGGTGGCGAACGGCGAGGACCCCGGCGCGGTGGCTGCCGGATGGTTCGGAGACGGACACTCCTGA
- a CDS encoding TetR/AcrR family transcriptional regulator, giving the protein MTTYDDEAPAAHSLSAKGRRRRMSPAERRRQLLDLGLALSRELRPEDVTMDAVAEAAGVSRGLMFHYFESKQDFQLAILREQGDEMLALTRPPAGLDDPAEIAAAALAAYVEYVEVNPTAYASVLRGALSADPKMRAVTEETRAAVARRVLAFAPAMGIEVTPTVEAAVLGWIAFVEDVMTRWIADPVMSRDQVLALITSSLLALAGAAASVDA; this is encoded by the coding sequence ATGACGACGTACGACGACGAGGCGCCCGCCGCGCACAGCCTTTCGGCGAAGGGCCGTCGCCGTCGCATGAGCCCCGCGGAGCGGCGGCGCCAGCTGCTCGATCTCGGGCTCGCCCTCAGCAGGGAGCTGCGGCCGGAGGACGTCACCATGGACGCGGTCGCGGAGGCGGCCGGGGTATCCCGGGGCCTGATGTTCCATTACTTCGAGTCCAAGCAGGACTTTCAGTTGGCGATTCTGCGGGAGCAGGGTGATGAGATGCTCGCGTTGACCCGTCCGCCCGCGGGTCTTGACGATCCCGCCGAGATCGCGGCGGCCGCGCTCGCCGCCTACGTCGAGTACGTGGAGGTGAACCCGACCGCGTACGCCTCGGTGCTGCGCGGGGCGCTCAGCGCCGATCCGAAGATGCGGGCGGTGACCGAGGAGACCCGGGCCGCGGTGGCTCGCCGGGTGCTCGCCTTCGCCCCGGCGATGGGCATCGAAGTGACGCCCACGGTCGAAGCGGCGGTGCTGGGATGGATCGCGTTCGTCGAGGACGTCATGACCCGGTGGATCGCCGACCCGGTGATGAGCCGTGATCAGGTGCTCGCCCTGATCACGTCGTCGCTGCTGGCGCTCGCCGGCGCCGCCGCCTCCGTCGACGCGTAG
- a CDS encoding flavin-containing monooxygenase, protein MTTRDVEIAIIGAGFSGLGAAIKAQQHGFDDFLVLDRGTDFGGTWRDNTYPGAACDVPSHLYSYSFALNPGWSRSYSHQEEIHRYINDVAAEHGIGAKTWFGTEVTRAAWDEAAGRWTVDFERDGEAGRVTARHLVGAIGPLCEPNLPDIEGIDSFAGRVVHSARWDADYDFAGKRVAVIGTGASAIQLVPELAKIAGHLEVYQRTAPWIVPRTERPYLPAENWAFKNVPGLQNLVRGAIYTANETVAAGMTYAPKALKPVEALCRANIFRGIRDPELRKQVTPTFAVGCKRILKSNDWYPALDRPNVDLVTTGIERITADTIVTADGAEHPVDVIVVATGFHVTDSPVFDAIIGADGRSLAQVWDEIGMQGYKGAFVHGFPNLMLLIGPSTGLGHTSMVYMIESQLNYLVDYLKKTAAAGITRTDVTLDAQQRYNAGIQRKLRRSVWVNGGCSSWYKDANGNITTLWPGFTFDFRNATRRFDIAAYDVATSAPTDTPAAAEPAPATV, encoded by the coding sequence ATGACAACACGCGATGTAGAGATCGCCATCATCGGGGCCGGCTTCTCCGGGCTCGGCGCCGCGATCAAAGCCCAACAGCACGGCTTCGACGACTTCCTGGTCCTCGACCGCGGCACCGACTTCGGCGGCACCTGGCGCGACAACACCTACCCCGGTGCGGCATGCGACGTCCCGTCGCACCTGTACTCGTACTCGTTCGCACTGAACCCGGGCTGGAGCCGCTCCTACTCTCACCAGGAGGAGATCCACCGGTACATCAACGACGTCGCCGCCGAGCACGGCATCGGCGCCAAGACCTGGTTCGGCACCGAAGTGACCCGTGCCGCCTGGGACGAGGCCGCCGGACGCTGGACAGTCGACTTCGAACGCGACGGCGAAGCCGGCCGGGTCACCGCTCGCCACCTCGTCGGCGCGATCGGCCCGCTGTGTGAGCCCAACCTGCCCGATATCGAGGGCATCGACTCGTTCGCCGGAAGGGTGGTGCACTCCGCGCGCTGGGACGCCGACTACGACTTCGCCGGCAAGCGCGTGGCGGTGATCGGCACCGGCGCCTCGGCCATTCAGCTCGTTCCCGAACTGGCGAAGATCGCCGGTCACCTGGAGGTGTACCAGCGCACCGCGCCGTGGATCGTCCCGCGTACCGAGCGACCCTACCTGCCCGCCGAGAACTGGGCCTTCAAGAACGTCCCCGGCCTGCAGAACCTGGTCCGGGGCGCCATCTACACCGCCAACGAGACCGTCGCCGCGGGCATGACCTACGCGCCCAAGGCCCTCAAGCCGGTGGAGGCGCTCTGCCGCGCCAACATCTTCCGAGGCATCCGCGACCCGGAACTGCGCAAGCAGGTGACGCCGACCTTCGCGGTGGGCTGCAAGCGGATCCTCAAGTCCAACGACTGGTACCCCGCTCTGGATCGGCCGAACGTCGACCTCGTCACCACCGGCATCGAGCGCATCACCGCCGACACAATCGTCACCGCCGACGGCGCCGAACATCCGGTGGACGTGATCGTGGTCGCCACCGGATTCCACGTGACCGACTCCCCCGTGTTCGACGCGATCATCGGCGCCGACGGCCGCAGTCTGGCCCAGGTATGGGACGAGATCGGCATGCAGGGCTACAAGGGCGCCTTCGTCCACGGCTTTCCGAACCTGATGCTGCTGATCGGACCGTCCACCGGCCTCGGCCACACCTCGATGGTCTACATGATCGAGTCTCAGCTGAACTACCTGGTCGACTACCTGAAGAAGACCGCGGCGGCCGGCATCACGCGCACCGACGTCACCCTCGACGCGCAGCAACGCTACAACGCCGGCATCCAGCGCAAGCTGCGCCGCAGCGTGTGGGTCAACGGCGGCTGCTCGTCCTGGTACAAGGACGCCAACGGCAACATCACCACGCTGTGGCCCGGGTTCACCTTCGACTTCCGCAACGCCACCCGGCGCTTCGACATCGCCGCGTACGACGTCGCGACGTCCGCCCCCACCGACACCCCGGCCGCCGCCGAGCCCGCTCCGGCCACCGTCTGA
- a CDS encoding MFS transporter encodes MSADTEVAVRNVPQATARQILHILFRQYPRRTLVGATMMITQSFLYNAIFFTYALVLQNFYGTTPASTQYYFFPFAIGNLLGPLLLGRLFDTWGRRQMILLTYGLGGVTLAVSAGLFHAGVLNALTQTILWCIAFFFASAGASSAYLTVSEVFPLEIRSQVISYFFSVAQVFGALGPVIFGAMIGAGTSRGPLAVGYYFGAGMMIAGGLIAFVWGIDAAGKSLENITTPLGVERKQTAAPAPD; translated from the coding sequence GTGAGCGCGGACACCGAGGTCGCCGTCAGGAACGTTCCGCAGGCCACGGCCCGGCAGATCCTGCACATTCTGTTCCGCCAGTACCCGCGCCGAACGCTCGTCGGCGCGACGATGATGATCACGCAGTCGTTCCTGTACAACGCGATCTTCTTCACCTACGCGCTGGTCTTGCAGAACTTCTACGGCACCACCCCGGCGTCGACGCAGTACTACTTCTTCCCGTTCGCGATCGGCAATCTGCTCGGGCCGCTGCTCTTGGGCAGGCTGTTCGACACGTGGGGGCGGCGGCAGATGATCCTGCTGACGTACGGTCTGGGGGGCGTCACGCTCGCGGTGTCGGCGGGGCTGTTCCACGCGGGCGTGCTGAACGCGCTGACCCAGACGATCCTGTGGTGTATCGCCTTCTTCTTCGCCTCGGCGGGGGCCTCGAGCGCATATCTGACGGTCTCGGAGGTGTTCCCGCTGGAGATCCGGAGCCAGGTGATCAGCTACTTCTTCTCCGTCGCCCAGGTGTTCGGCGCCCTGGGGCCGGTGATCTTCGGCGCGATGATCGGTGCGGGGACGTCCCGGGGTCCGCTGGCGGTGGGCTACTACTTCGGCGCCGGCATGATGATCGCCGGCGGGCTCATCGCGTTCGTCTGGGGCATCGACGCGGCCGGCAAGTCGCTCGAGAACATCACCACGCCTCTCGGGGTGGAGAGAAAGCAGACCGCGGCGCCCGCACCCGATTGA
- a CDS encoding SDR family NAD(P)-dependent oxidoreductase, with translation MKDFRDKVVVITGAGSGIGRELALAAAKRGAKVAISDVDPDGLATTERLVKESGAQVHSQLLNVAEREAVLTYADTVAEHFGRVNAVVNNAGIAHHGEVETMEFKDIERIMDVDYWGVVNGTKAFLPHIIASGDGAIVNISSLFGLLAEPGQSAYNSAKFAVRGFTEALRQEMLLDHPEVKVTCVHPGGIKTAVARNATTSGSHDQKASAEFFDKYLARTSAAKAAQIILRAVEKENGRVLVGADAKVIDLGVRLVGSWYQGITAKVTKLALSRIG, from the coding sequence ATGAAAGACTTCCGCGACAAGGTCGTCGTGATCACCGGCGCCGGCTCGGGAATCGGCCGCGAACTCGCCCTCGCCGCCGCCAAGCGCGGCGCCAAGGTCGCCATCTCCGACGTCGATCCGGACGGCCTGGCCACGACCGAACGCCTGGTGAAGGAGTCGGGTGCGCAGGTGCACAGCCAGCTGCTCAACGTCGCCGAGCGAGAGGCCGTGCTGACCTACGCCGACACCGTCGCCGAACACTTCGGCCGGGTGAACGCCGTCGTCAACAACGCCGGCATCGCCCACCACGGCGAGGTCGAGACGATGGAGTTCAAAGACATCGAACGCATCATGGACGTCGACTACTGGGGCGTCGTGAACGGCACCAAGGCGTTCCTGCCGCACATCATCGCCTCCGGCGACGGCGCCATCGTCAACATCTCGTCGCTGTTCGGCCTGCTCGCCGAGCCCGGCCAGAGCGCCTACAACTCGGCCAAGTTCGCCGTCCGCGGCTTCACCGAAGCCCTGCGCCAGGAGATGCTCCTCGACCACCCCGAGGTCAAGGTCACCTGCGTACACCCCGGCGGCATCAAGACCGCCGTCGCCCGGAACGCGACCACGTCGGGCAGCCACGACCAGAAGGCATCGGCCGAGTTCTTCGACAAGTACCTCGCCCGCACCTCCGCAGCGAAGGCGGCGCAGATCATTCTGCGCGCCGTCGAGAAGGAGAACGGCCGGGTGCTGGTCGGCGCGGACGCCAAGGTGATCGACCTCGGTGTGCGCCTGGTGGGCTCCTGGTATCAGGGGATCACCGCCAAGGTGACCAAACTCGCGCTCTCCCGCATCGGGTGA